From a single Salvelinus namaycush isolate Seneca chromosome 14, SaNama_1.0, whole genome shotgun sequence genomic region:
- the LOC120058817 gene encoding elastase-1, producing the protein MLPFDYDDYGGGQFVGGTPIDPSIWPWQVSIMHRPTAADPFQHHCGGAIISQDWILTAAVCVHAPQHRLSSNLIVKAGTTDANHNDANTQELQIERIVPHKLFNPITLRYNIALLKLKPPLVFNTFVDEICIPDNSNVEEHQYGICHITGYAGPNANTSILQEAEVKKIGNPRCNMPNWWNYKVAGDMFCMSHPSGMGGPDGCEMNLGGPVSCFMPANNRYYIYGVRVYTKDCGVPRRPNIYLKVSKHFYWIQREVGDSTPPILAPIHSRSLAMCVLFAFQFS; encoded by the exons ATGTTGCCATTTGACTATGATGATTATGGTGGTGGTCAGTTCGTTGGTGGCACTCCAATTGACCCTAGTATTTGGCCGTGGCAAGTCTCCATCATGCACCGTCCAACCGCAGCAGATCCTTTTCAGCATCACTGTGGAGGAGCCATCATCAGCCAGGACTGGATACTGACAGCTGCCGTATGTGTTCATGCACCACAGCATCG CCTTTCAAGCAACCTGATAGTCAAAGCTGGGACCACGGATGCAAACCACAATGACGCGAACACACAGGAATTACAAATTGAGAGGATAGTCCCGCACAAACTCTTTAATCCTATCACACTGCGATACAACATTGCACTTCTGAAGTTGAAACCCCCCCTTGTATTCAACACCTTTGTGGATGAAATTTGCATCCCAGATAATTCCAATGTTGAAGAACATCAGTATGGTATCTGCCACATTACAGGCTATGCAGGGCCCAATG CAAACACCAGCATTTTACAAGAAGCAGAAGTGAAGAAAATTGGCAATCCCAGGTGTAACATGCCTAACTGGTGGAACTACAAAGTGGCTGGGGACATGTTTTGTATGTCTCATCCCAGTGGCATGGGTGGTCCTGATGGTTGTGAG ATGAATCTTGGGGGCCCTGTGAGCTGCTTCATGCCTGCAAACAACCGCTACTACATCTATGGGGTGCGGGTGTATACCAAGGACTGTGGTGTGCCTCGGCGGCCCAACATTTACCTCAAAGTGAGCAAGCATTTCTACTGGATTCAAAGAGAAGTTGGGGACAGCACCCCCCCTATCCTTGCACCAATTCACAGTCGCTCTTTGGCCATGTGTGTGCTTTTTGCTTTCCAGTTTAGCTAA